Part of the Fundidesulfovibrio terrae genome is shown below.
CCTTTGAAATCCTGGAGCGCCACGGCGAGTGCACGGAACTGGCCCTGCTCGGCGTGCAGCGCCGGGGAGTGGAGCTGGCCCAGCGCCTCAAGCGGATCCTGGAGTCGCGCCTGGGCTGCGAGCTGCCCCTGGGCAAGCTCGACATCAACCTCTACCGCGACGACTGGACCAACCTGGCCCACCAGCCCCAGATCAACCAGACCGACATCCCCTTCAGCCTGGACGGACGCAAGCTCATCCTGGTGGACGACGTGCTCTATTCCGGGCGAACCGTGCGCGCAGCCCTGGAGGCCATTCTGGATTTCGGCCGCCCCCGCAAGGTGGAGCTCCTGGTCCTGGTGGATCGGGGGCACCGCGAGCTGCCGGTGCAGGCCGACTACATGGGCAAGCTCCTGCCCACCTCCCGCGACGAGCGGGTGGACGTGTACGTGAAGGAGCTCGACGGCGAGGACAAGGTCCGCCTGGCCGGCGAGGACCCGGCCTCGTGAGGCGGGCCGCCTGGGGCGCACTGCTGCTTGCCTCCGTGCTCGCCGCCTGGGGCTGTTCACGCGTGGAGGAGTACCCCCCGCAGGAGGTGGACGAGTTCCTGCGGGGCTGCGAGGAGGCCGCCGTGGACAAGCTCAAGGACCAGGGCGGTTCCGAGGAGGCCACTCGCGCCAAGGCCCGGCAGTACTGCGCCTGCGCCGCCGAGAAGGTCCAGAAGGTCATCAGCTACAAGGATTTCAAGAAACTGAACTCCAAGAGCCTGGACCAGCCCTCCGCCGATTCCGCCCCGGTGCGCAAGATGTTCGAGATCGTGGCCCAGTGCCAAGCGGAGATTCTGGGACAGGCCAAGCCCTGATTTCCGGGCGGCGGCGTATCTTCGCGCCCTTGCCCGCGTTCTTCTCAGCGAGCGGGTTTCGTCAGCTGGGCCGGTCTCCGCTTGAGGGGCTCGTGCGGGCCTCGCCCAGACGGAGGATGGACCCGGCCAGATCCTTGTATCCAAGCATGGAGAACGCCTGGGCCAGAACGTCGAACACCTCGCGGGACGCGGGCTCGCACGCGCGCATCCGTTCCGCGAGCTTGCCCAGGCAGGCCCGCGCCTGCTTCTCTCCCGCCACCTCTCTTGATCCCTCTTCCGGCTCGCCGCCGCCCAGCACCGTGAAGAAGGCCGACATGGACTCCACCAACAGGGGGTCAGTTTCCGGTTCGGGCTGGATCAGAGCCAGCAGCTTGCCCGCCTCGACGAAGTGTCCTTCGGTGGCTTCCAGCCGCGACAAGCGCAGCACGTCCAAGGAATACTCGTGCAAGTCAGGAATGGGGCTGGCCTTGAGGCATTCCACGGCCTTGGCCAGGCTGGCTTTTTCGTCATCCGTCCTGTTTTTCTTCATGAATTCCTGGGCGTTCCATCGGTGGATCCGGGCCTTGAAATTCAGAAGCGTCGCCCTGACCGCCGGGACGGCCGGACGCGACAGGCGAGCGTCCACGGGCGCGAGGGATTTCTCGCCCTGGCCCAGCCGGTACAGGACCAGCGCCAGGCGCATGGGGGGCAGCTCCGCGTCGGGGTCCAGGGCGGCGGCCGTCCGGTAATGCCTTGCCGCCGCGACCGGATTCCTGTCGCCCTCCAACTGGGCGCCCAGGAGCATGTGCATCCCGCTCAGGCCCGGTCCCGTGCCGGCTCCTCGCGTCCGGGCCTTGCGCAGCACCCACGGCGTCGCCGCCTCGATCCCGCCCGTGAGCATGGCGCACTGGGCCATGCCGTCCAGGGAGTCCATGCCGTTCGGGTCCGTGGCGAGGGCCTTTTTGAAATACTCCTCGGCGTCGGTGTACTGGCGGGAGACGTACAGCAGCCAGGCGTGCATGTTGAGCGCAAGATAGGACCTAGGCGCCTTGTCCGCCGAACGCCGCGAGAGTTCCAGGTCCAGGTAGGACCGTCTGCCCAGGTGCGAGAACACCATGTAGGACCCGTAGGAGAGCCCGAAGGCGCGTAGCGCGCCGGAGGTGCCGGTGATGGGGGTAAGGGCCTTGGCCGCCTGCTCCGGCGGGAAGGCGAGGCCCGCGTCGCTCCCCAGGAAGTCAATGAGGGCGCGGCGGCAGGCCACCAGGCCCATCTGGGCGTCGATGGGGAGCGTGGCGGTGAAGGTCTTGCCCCGCTTGATGTCCAGGAGCCAGACCTGCGCCTGGAGCCCGGGCAGGATGCGCCCACCGAGCACGTAGCGCGCCCCTTCGCGGGCGGCCCCGGCCAAGGGCTCCCGCCAGGGGCGCTTGCCCAGCATGTAGGACTGCAAGTCCCCGGCGGTGGGGAAAGGCCCGCCCATGTGGCGCAGGAGATAGGTCTCCTCCACGGCCGGGTGCAGGGCCAGGAGGTTCTCGATGACGTTCTGCATCGCCGGGCCGAGGCCGTCGTAATCCGTGCCCTCGGCGGGCTGCAGGGGCAGCACCAGGGCGCGGTCGGCCGCGCCGGCCTGGGTGGCGCAAAGGAGCACAAGGGCGCAGAGCGCGGCGGCTTTCAGGCTCGGCATGGCGCGGCGGACGGTCAGCGCTTCATGCGCACTTCCGTTCCGACCCCCTGCTTGGTGAAGAGTTCCAGGATGATCGAGTTTTCCACACGGCCGTCAACGACATGGGCCTTCTCCACGCCCGACTGCACGGCCTCCATGCAGCACTTGAGCTTGGGGATCATGCCGCCCTTTGCCACGCCATCCTCGATGGCCTGGCTGGCCTGGCGCAGGTCCATGGATTCGATCAGCTTGCCGCTTACGTCCAGCACGCCGGCCACGTCGGTCAGGAGGATCAGACGGCGCGCGCCGAGCGCCTGGGCCACGGCCCCGGCTGCGGTGTCGGCGTTGATGTTGTAAGTGCGGCCCTGGTCGTCCACGCCCACGGGAGCGATCACCGGGATCACGCCGGAGTCGGTCAGCGAGCGGATGAGCGAGGCGTTGACGTGCACCGGCTCGCCCACGTTGCCCAGGTCGATGATCTCGGGCGGGGCGTCCTCGCGGGTGAGCACCATCTCCAGCTTTTTCACCTTGATGAGCCAGCCGTCTTTTCCGGAGAGCCCCACGCAGGTGCCGCCGTGCAGGTTGATCAGGTTGACGATTTCCTTGTTCACGCGCCCCACCAGCACCATCTCCACCACGTCCATGGTGGCGTCGTCGGTGACGCGCAGCCCCTCGCGGAACTGGGACTCGATGCCAAGCTGAGTCAGCATCTTGCCGATCTGCGGGCCGCCGCCGTGCACGATCACCGGGTTCACCCCGATGTACTTGAGCAGCACCACGTTCAGGGCGAAGCTCTTCTTCAGGGCCTCGTCCTTCATGGCGTGACCGCCGTACTTGATGACCACGGTCTGGCCGTGGAACTTGCGGATGTAGGGCAGCGACTCCAAAAGCACCCGGGCCTGGGTGTGGGCGAGATTTTCCATGGCGGTATCCTTTAGAGAATGTAGCGGGTCAGGTCGCGGTCCTCGGCCACGTCCTTGAGCTTGTCCCTGACGTAGGCGCGGTCGATGACAACCGTCTCCCCGCCCCGGTCCGGGGCTTCGAAGGACAGGTCCTGCACGATCTTCTCCATGATGGTATAGAGCCTGCGCGCGCCGATGTTCTCGGTCTCGTCGTTGACCTTCTGGGCGAAGGAGGCCATCTCGTCCAGCCCCTCCAGGGGGAACTCGATGTTCACGTTCTCCGTGGCCAGGAGGGCCTTGTACTGCACGGTGAGCGAGTTCTGCGGCTCGGTGAGGATGCGCAGGAATTCGTCCTTGCCCAGGGCCGAGAGCTCCACGCGCAGCGGGAAGCGCCCCTGCAGCTCGGGCACCAGGTCCGAGGGCTTGGAAAAGTGGAAGGCCCCGGCCGCGATGAACAGGATGTGGTCGGTCTTGACCATGCCGTACTTGGTGTTGACCACGCAGCCTTCCACCACGGGCAAAAGGTCCCGCTGCACGCCTTCGCGGGACACGTCCGGCCCCGACCCGCCCTGGGAGGAGCGGCCGCAGATCTTGTCTATCTCGTCGATGAACAGGATGCCGGTCTGCTCCACGCGTTCCCGGGCGGATTCGGCCACCTTGTCCATGTCCACCAGCTTCTCGGATTCCTCGGCGATGAGGATGTCGTAGGCCTCGCGCACCTTGAGCTTGCGGGCCTTCTTCTTCTGGGGGAACACCTTGGAGAACATGTCCTTGAACTGGCTCCCCAACTCTTCCATGCCCGGCATGGCCATGATCTCCACGCTGGGGGAGGGCACGGTGACGTCCATCTCCACCTGCTTGTCGTCGAGCGCCCCTTTTCGCCAGAGCTGCCTGAGCTTCTCGCGGGTGGATTGGGCCTCCTCGGCGGCGGACGCGGGCACGGCGGGCTGGGCTCCGCCGTAGAAGGCGGCCTCGCTCTGCCGCGAGGCCGGGAGGAGCAGGTCCAGCAGGCGTTCCTCGGCGGACTTCTCGGCCTTGACGCGCACCTTCTCGGCCTCTTCCTGGCGCACCAGCTGCACGCCGAGTTCCATGAGGTCGCGCACCATGGACTCCACGTCGCGGCCCACGTAGCCCACCTCGGTGAACTTGGTGGCCTCCACCTTGTGGAAAGGCGAACCGGCGAGCTTGGCCAGGCGGCGGGCGATCTCGGTCTTGCCCACGCCGGTGGGGCCGATCATGAGGATGTTCTTGGGCGCGATCTCGTCGCGCAGGGCCGGATCGATCTGCTGGCGGCGCCAGCGGTTGCGCATGGCTATGGCCACCATGCGCTTGGCCGGATTCTGGCCCACGATGTATTTGTCGAGCTCCGAGACGGTCTCGCGAGGGGTGAGCGTGTTCATTGTCTGTCCACGGTCTCCAGGACGATGTTGGAATTGGTGAAGACGCACAGTTCGGCGGCGATGTCCATGGCCTTGCGGGCGATGTCCGCCGCGCCGATGTCCGTGTTTCGCGCCAGGGCCCGGGCCGCGGCCAGGGCGTAGGTCCCGCCGGAGCCGATGGCCGCCAGGCCGTCGTCGGGCTCGATGACGTCGCCTGCGCCTGTGAGGATCAGGATGGTTGCGGCGTCGGCCACCAGCAGCATGGCTTCGAGCTTGCGCAGGAACTTGTCCTTGCGCCAATCCTTGGCCAGCTCCACGGCGGCGCGGGTGAGGTTGCCGGAGAACTCCTCCAGCTTGGCCTCGAAGCGCTCGAAGAGGGTGAAGGCGTCGGCGGTGGAGCCCGCGAACCCGGCCAGGACCCGGTCCTTGTACAGGCGGCGCACCTTGCGGGCCGTGTGCTTCATGGCCACGGCCTGTCCGAAGGTCACTTGTCCGTCGCCGGCCATGGCCACGCCCGAAGCGTCGCGCACGGCCAGTATGGTGGTGCCGTGAATGTCCATTAGGATACCCTACAGGATTTGGCGGGCCATGCCCAGCCAGGTTTCGAATGCTTGGGGGAAATAGAGCACCATCCATGCTTCGCGAGTGTCCCCTTGCGTGACGCCCCGCTTGAGTTCGGTGAGGGCGATGGGCGCGGCCAGCTCCACGGGATAGCCGTAGGCTCCGCAACTGATGGCCGGAAAGGCCACGGTGTCGATGCCGTGTTCCCGGCACAGGGCGAAGCACGAGCGGTACGCGCGGGCCAATGCCTCGGGCTCGCCGGAATTCCCGCCGTGCCAGATGGGCCCCACCGCGTGGATGATGAAGGATGCGCTCATATCGAAGCCCGGGGTGATGGCGGCCTCCCCGGCCTTCAGTTCGCCGCGCGCGGCGATGATCTCCCGGCAGGCTTCGGGGAGCCTCGGCCCGGCGGCCCGGTGGATGGCCCCGTCCACGCCGCCGCCCCCGGCCAGGCGGGAGTTGGCCGCGTTGACCACGGCCCGGGCCGGCCATGAGGCGATGTCGCCCAGGGCCAGGTGCAGCACCCCGGTCGGGAACTCGAAGCTGGTCACGGCCTGAAGGTTCCGGCCCAGGACTCGTCGATCTCGGGGCCCATGACCGCGAGCCCGGCTCCGGCCGGATCGAGGATTTCGGCGGCCAGGGCGCGCACCTCGTCCAGGGTGACGGCCTCGAAGCGGGCGGCGGTCTCCTCGGGGGGCACGAAGCGGCCGAGGATCAGCTGGTTGCGGGCCAGCCGGGACATGCGGTCCTCGCTGGACTCCAGGGTGAGGTACAGCACGGACAGCAGGTGGTCGCGGGCGTGCTCCAGCTCTTCGGCGGTGACGCCGCCCCCGGCCAGCTTGCCGATTTCCTCGCGCAGGCAGGAGAGCAGCTCGCCGGTGCGCTCGGGGTCCACGGCGGCGTAGACCTGCACCACGCCCTGGCGGGTGAGGGAGTTGGCGAAGGAATAGACCGTGTAGGCCAGTCCCCGGCGCTCCCGCACTTCCTGGAAAAGGCGCGAGGACATGTTGCCGCCCAGGATGGCGTTCAGGATTCCCATGGAGAAGCGGCGCTCGTCGGACGCGCCCATTCCCGGAAAGGACAGGGTGACGTGGCTCTGCTCGGTGTCGCGTTCCCTGAGAAACGCCGGGGGGGCGTAGCGGCCGGGAGAGGGGCGAGCGCCCGCGGCGGCCGGTTCCAGCGCGCCGAAACGCCGGGCCACCATGTCGCGCACGCGGTCGTGGTCCAGGCTTCCGGCGGCGGAAACCAGCATGCGCCCGGGGCGGTAGTTGGCCGAGCGCCAGGTCTCGAGGTCGGAAAGTCCGAAGGAGCGCACCGTCTCGGGCATGCCCAGGATGGAGTGCCCAACCGGCGAGCCGGGCCACATCTCGCGCCAGAAGGCCTCCATGAGGCAGTCTTCCGGGTCGTCCTCCACCATGGCGATCTCCTGGAGCACTACGTCCTTCTCTCGCGCCAAGTCGTCAAGGGACGGGCGCGGCGACAGGGCGATGTCCGCCAGGATGTCCAGGGCGTCCTCCAGGTGGGTGTCCACCACCCGGGCGTGGAAGCAGGTGTGCTCGCGGCTGGTGTAGGCGTTGGAGTATCCGCCCAGGAGGTCCAGGGACTTGGCGATGTCCAGGGCGGAGCGCCGGGCGGTGCCCTTGTAGGCCAGGTGTTCCCAGAGGTGGGCGGTGCCCTCCTGGCCAGGGGACTCGTGGAGCGATCCGGCTTCGATCCAGATGCCGAAGCTTACGCTGCGCGCGCCGTCCAAACGTTCGGTGGCGATGCGCAGGCCGTTGTCCAGCACATCGAGGCGATGGTCGTAGAGGTGGGTCATGCACGCTCGCGGAAGTACGGCTTGCCGAGCCCTGCGGGGGCGTTGCCCCGGCGTCCCAGGGCTGCGGCCAGGCTCAGGGTGAGGATGGTGAGGATGTACGGGAGGATGCGCAGCACGTAAAGGGGCACGAAATGGGCGCCAGTGGCCTGGAAGAAGAACTGGAGCGCCGACAGGAATCCGAAAAAGAGCGCGCCGAACAGCGCCCCCATGGGCCGCCATCCGGCAAAGATGACGATGGCCACGGCGATCCAGCCCTGGCCACCACTGATGCCTTCCTTCCAGCCGGGGGTGAACACCAGGGAGAGGTAGGCCCCGGCCATGCCCGAGAGAAACCCTCCCGCGGAAAGGGCCAGCAGGCGGGTGCGGCCCACAGGAGTGCCCATGGCGTCGGCGGCGGCCGGGTTCTCGCCGCAGGCGCGTACCATGAGCCCCAGGCGGGTGCGGGTCAGCAGGAACCACAGCACCAGGGCCACGCCGATGCCCACGTAGACCAGGGCGTTCTGCTTGAACAGCACGGGGCCGACGAAGGGGATGTCCTGAAGGAAGGGGACGGGCGTCTCCTGCACGCGGAGGCCGATCTTGCCGATGAGCCCCCGGCCCAGGTAATTGGATAGGCCCGTGCCCAGGATGGTCAGGGCGATGCCCGAGAGCAGCTGGTTGGCCCCCAGGCGGATGGCGAAGAATCCGTGCAGGCAGGACAGCAGCGTCCCCACGGCCCCGGCCGCGGCGAAGGCCAGCACCGGGCTGCCTGTCACGAAGCCCACGTAGAAGCCCGTGAGGGCTCCCATGAGCATGAGGCCCTCCTGGCCGAGGTTGATCACCCCGGCCCGTTCGGCCAGCACTTCTCCCTGGGCGGCCAGGAGCACCGCCATGGAGGACTTGAGCGTCAGGGTGAGCAGGAATGCGAAATCGTTCATGGCTCTCGGCTCTCTAGCACGCGCTCGCACACTTTCCAAGAGTCCCGGCGGCGCGCGCCCGGTTTCATCAGTGGGAGGTGCCGATGAGCGGGATCATCTTGGGCGGGTTGAAAACGTCGTGGTCCAGGCGCAATTTCTTGCGCATGCCCTCCAGGTAGCCGCAGTTGTAGGTCACTTTGGTCAATTCGAAGGGCAACGGGGCCTTGGAGCAGACGGCGATGAGTTTGCCCGCGAAAAACACCGGGTAGTATTTTCGGATGTCGCCGGGGTAGGTCACGGTGACGGGGGGCTTGTCGGGGTGGAGGTGGGCCAGCTCGCGCGGCGGGAAGCTCACCTCGCGCACCTCGCTGGCCTGGGCCATGCGCAGGAAGGAGACCTTGTCCGGGATGTCCAGGTAGAGTGTTTCGATCTTGAGGCCCGCGATGGCCAGAAGCTCCACGAAGCTGGCCGGAGTGTACCAGCGCAGGTGCCCGGTGTGCCAGAATCCGGGGCCGTAGTGGAACTTGCCGCGCAGGATTTCGTACTGGAGAATCCAGTAGTGGATGTTGGGCGTGGAGATGATCATGCGCCCGTCGTCCGCCACCAGCTCGCGTACCTTGGAGAGCGTGACCCAGGGGTCGAAGAGGTGCTCCACCACGTCGTGCAGGATCACATGGCTGAAATAGCCAGCGAATTCCGGGGGCAGGCTCTGGCCTTTCTCGTAGTCCTCGCGCCAGACGCGGTCCACCAGCCCCTCGAGCAGGCCGGCGCTACGAGGGTCCACTTCCAGGGCGTGCAGGTCGGTGCAGCCCTTGTCGCGCTTGAGCCGAAGGATCAGCCCGCCCTCGCCGCTGCCGAAATCCATGATGCGGCTGGCCCCTTCGGGGATCATGTTGAAGACGTTGCGCCGGAAGGTGGTGTTGGCGATGATGAGATCGATGACGTCCTGCTTGCTGACCATGTGCCCTCCTGCGCGGCCCGTGCGTGGCCTGGGCAGGCTACCCCAGGGGAGTGGGATTTCAAAGCGGGAAACGATTGACACGGCGGCCGCCGTATGGCTCATGCTGGAGGCTAACCCCATGAACCCGTCAGCAGGAGAAAAGCCATGACCACCTGGATCTGGGTAGCGCGCTGGCTCAAGAAGCCGGGAAACGAGGCAGAGGTGAAATCCGCCGCACAAGCCATACGCAAGCACTGGGAGGAGTCCGCCCTGGACCAGGGCCTGGACCCGGCCAAGAACGTCACCACCGCCGAGGGCGAGAAGGAGATCCGCGTGGGCATCTCCGAGGAGATGGACGAGGAGTTCCGCGAAGCCTCCGGAGAGTGGCGC
Proteins encoded:
- the pyrR gene encoding bifunctional pyr operon transcriptional regulator/uracil phosphoribosyltransferase PyrR, producing MKRQKIVMNGKEMSRTLERLAFEILERHGECTELALLGVQRRGVELAQRLKRILESRLGCELPLGKLDINLYRDDWTNLAHQPQINQTDIPFSLDGRKLILVDDVLYSGRTVRAALEAILDFGRPRKVELLVLVDRGHRELPVQADYMGKLLPTSRDERVDVYVKELDGEDKVRLAGEDPAS
- a CDS encoding tetratricopeptide repeat protein — its product is MPSLKAAALCALVLLCATQAGAADRALVLPLQPAEGTDYDGLGPAMQNVIENLLALHPAVEETYLLRHMGGPFPTAGDLQSYMLGKRPWREPLAGAAREGARYVLGGRILPGLQAQVWLLDIKRGKTFTATLPIDAQMGLVACRRALIDFLGSDAGLAFPPEQAAKALTPITGTSGALRAFGLSYGSYMVFSHLGRRSYLDLELSRRSADKAPRSYLALNMHAWLLYVSRQYTDAEEYFKKALATDPNGMDSLDGMAQCAMLTGGIEAATPWVLRKARTRGAGTGPGLSGMHMLLGAQLEGDRNPVAAARHYRTAAALDPDAELPPMRLALVLYRLGQGEKSLAPVDARLSRPAVPAVRATLLNFKARIHRWNAQEFMKKNRTDDEKASLAKAVECLKASPIPDLHEYSLDVLRLSRLEATEGHFVEAGKLLALIQPEPETDPLLVESMSAFFTVLGGGEPEEGSREVAGEKQARACLGKLAERMRACEPASREVFDVLAQAFSMLGYKDLAGSILRLGEARTSPSSGDRPS
- the argB gene encoding acetylglutamate kinase, which codes for MENLAHTQARVLLESLPYIRKFHGQTVVIKYGGHAMKDEALKKSFALNVVLLKYIGVNPVIVHGGGPQIGKMLTQLGIESQFREGLRVTDDATMDVVEMVLVGRVNKEIVNLINLHGGTCVGLSGKDGWLIKVKKLEMVLTREDAPPEIIDLGNVGEPVHVNASLIRSLTDSGVIPVIAPVGVDDQGRTYNINADTAAGAVAQALGARRLILLTDVAGVLDVSGKLIESMDLRQASQAIEDGVAKGGMIPKLKCCMEAVQSGVEKAHVVDGRVENSIILELFTKQGVGTEVRMKR
- the hslU gene encoding ATP-dependent protease ATPase subunit HslU, encoding MNTLTPRETVSELDKYIVGQNPAKRMVAIAMRNRWRRQQIDPALRDEIAPKNILMIGPTGVGKTEIARRLAKLAGSPFHKVEATKFTEVGYVGRDVESMVRDLMELGVQLVRQEEAEKVRVKAEKSAEERLLDLLLPASRQSEAAFYGGAQPAVPASAAEEAQSTREKLRQLWRKGALDDKQVEMDVTVPSPSVEIMAMPGMEELGSQFKDMFSKVFPQKKKARKLKVREAYDILIAEESEKLVDMDKVAESARERVEQTGILFIDEIDKICGRSSQGGSGPDVSREGVQRDLLPVVEGCVVNTKYGMVKTDHILFIAAGAFHFSKPSDLVPELQGRFPLRVELSALGKDEFLRILTEPQNSLTVQYKALLATENVNIEFPLEGLDEMASFAQKVNDETENIGARRLYTIMEKIVQDLSFEAPDRGGETVVIDRAYVRDKLKDVAEDRDLTRYIL
- the hslV gene encoding ATP-dependent protease subunit HslV, producing MDIHGTTILAVRDASGVAMAGDGQVTFGQAVAMKHTARKVRRLYKDRVLAGFAGSTADAFTLFERFEAKLEEFSGNLTRAAVELAKDWRKDKFLRKLEAMLLVADAATILILTGAGDVIEPDDGLAAIGSGGTYALAAARALARNTDIGAADIARKAMDIAAELCVFTNSNIVLETVDRQ
- a CDS encoding macro domain-containing protein, giving the protein MTSFEFPTGVLHLALGDIASWPARAVVNAANSRLAGGGGVDGAIHRAAGPRLPEACREIIAARGELKAGEAAITPGFDMSASFIIHAVGPIWHGGNSGEPEALARAYRSCFALCREHGIDTVAFPAISCGAYGYPVELAAPIALTELKRGVTQGDTREAWMVLYFPQAFETWLGMARQIL
- a CDS encoding M16 family metallopeptidase is translated as MTHLYDHRLDVLDNGLRIATERLDGARSVSFGIWIEAGSLHESPGQEGTAHLWEHLAYKGTARRSALDIAKSLDLLGGYSNAYTSREHTCFHARVVDTHLEDALDILADIALSPRPSLDDLAREKDVVLQEIAMVEDDPEDCLMEAFWREMWPGSPVGHSILGMPETVRSFGLSDLETWRSANYRPGRMLVSAAGSLDHDRVRDMVARRFGALEPAAAGARPSPGRYAPPAFLRERDTEQSHVTLSFPGMGASDERRFSMGILNAILGGNMSSRLFQEVRERRGLAYTVYSFANSLTRQGVVQVYAAVDPERTGELLSCLREEIGKLAGGGVTAEELEHARDHLLSVLYLTLESSEDRMSRLARNQLILGRFVPPEETAARFEAVTLDEVRALAAEILDPAGAGLAVMGPEIDESWAGTFRP
- a CDS encoding ABC transporter permease; this translates as MNDFAFLLTLTLKSSMAVLLAAQGEVLAERAGVINLGQEGLMLMGALTGFYVGFVTGSPVLAFAAAGAVGTLLSCLHGFFAIRLGANQLLSGIALTILGTGLSNYLGRGLIGKIGLRVQETPVPFLQDIPFVGPVLFKQNALVYVGIGVALVLWFLLTRTRLGLMVRACGENPAAADAMGTPVGRTRLLALSAGGFLSGMAGAYLSLVFTPGWKEGISGGQGWIAVAIVIFAGWRPMGALFGALFFGFLSALQFFFQATGAHFVPLYVLRILPYILTILTLSLAAALGRRGNAPAGLGKPYFRERA
- a CDS encoding class I SAM-dependent methyltransferase, with the translated sequence MVSKQDVIDLIIANTTFRRNVFNMIPEGASRIMDFGSGEGGLILRLKRDKGCTDLHALEVDPRSAGLLEGLVDRVWREDYEKGQSLPPEFAGYFSHVILHDVVEHLFDPWVTLSKVRELVADDGRMIISTPNIHYWILQYEILRGKFHYGPGFWHTGHLRWYTPASFVELLAIAGLKIETLYLDIPDKVSFLRMAQASEVREVSFPPRELAHLHPDKPPVTVTYPGDIRKYYPVFFAGKLIAVCSKAPLPFELTKVTYNCGYLEGMRKKLRLDHDVFNPPKMIPLIGTSH